One genomic region from Leguminivora glycinivorella isolate SPB_JAAS2020 chromosome 8, LegGlyc_1.1, whole genome shotgun sequence encodes:
- the LOC125229017 gene encoding uncharacterized protein LOC125229017 gives MNRVWIFTVFILGLLCDVSEGTCSARGRFPNENVPNCQGYTMCLQGAPGVYTQLDLNCPDNFVYSHIDNQCTNVTSYQCYPEYKCVSVGNFEGSKDKKCTMYVACVQGLNQLTTARLIQCPENTLFSPEQGACVSNTTFTCENEAKPDVIDVMPSQESSNTSTNNALNLCSNYAVLIYLIAIVAV, from the exons ATGAACCGAGTTTGGATTTTTACAGTGTTTATATTA GGCTTATTGTGCGACGTCAGTGAAGGCACCTGCTCGGCTCGCGGACGGTTCCCCAACGAGAACGTGCCCAACTGCCAAGGATACACCATGTGTCTCCAAGGCGCCCCAGGGGTTTACACGCAGCTCGATCTCAACTGTCCCGACAACTTCGTCTACAGCCATATAGACAACCAGTGCACGAACGTGACCAGCTACCAGTGCTATCCAGAGTACAAATGCGTTAGCGTAGGAAACTTCGAGGGAAGCAAGGACAAAAAGTGCACTATGTATGTTGCTTGCGTGCAAGGGTTAAACCAACTCACTACCGCCAGGCTAATACAGTGCCCCGAAAACACTCTCTTTAGTCCAGAACAAGGTGCTTGTGTGAGCAACACAACGTTTACCTGTGAAAACGAGGCAAAACCGGACGTTATTGATGTTATGCCGAGTCAGGAGTCCAGTAATACCTCTACAAATAATGCACTGAATCTGTGCTCAAATTATgctgtacttatttatttaattgctaTTGTAGCTGTATGA